The DNA region GAACCGGTGTGACACGAGGTGGGCCCGGACCTGCGCCAGCTTGTGCCGCGCCGCATGCACGCGGGAGCGGAGGTTGTCGGGCGGCTGGGGGCGGCTGGTGAGTCCTGGGGTATCGCGGCATCCGACGAGACCCTCGAGGGAGGTCGCCAGTTGGCGCGCGTTCTGCACCGTCTGCGCGTCCGCCTTTTCCAGCACCTCCGTGACGGCGGCGATTTGCCAGAGCCGCGCATCGAGGCACGCGGCGGTCTGCCTGGCCTGGTCCGCGGTGTCGCCCGTTGCGGCCAGGCAGGCCTCCGTGCGAAGCGCCTGCCATTGAGCGGTGTGGTCGTCCATCACCGCCGCGAACTGCGTCCAGGCCTGGGCTGCGTAGGTCATGCCGGTGGCGAGGAAGGCTGTCCGGATCCGTTCGCGCCGCGCGGGGCTCCATGCCACCGCGAGCTTCTCCGCTTCCCGCGCACAGCTGGCATCGCGCCGTTGCGCCGTCGTCCCGTAGGCCGCGAGGATGCCCATCGCTCCGGCCACGGTCGTCGTGACGAGAAGCGGCACAAGTCTCCGGTGCGGCGGGGGAGCGAGGGCCGCCAGCAGGGACTGCATGGTGGGGAAGCGATCCTCGGGCTTCGCGCTGAGCCCCCGGAAGACGGCGCGTCGAACTCGGGTCGGGACCTTCACCTCGCGCTTCGGAGGGCTCATCCTCCCTTGCTGCGCGGCCAGGACCACCTCCTGCAGCGTCTCCCCTTGGAAAGGGCGCGCCCCAAAGAGGGCCTCGTGAAGCGCCACGCAGAAGCTGAACTCGTCGGAGCGGGCATCCGCGCGCTGACCTCGCACCAGCTCCGGGGCGATGTAGGCGGGCGTGCCCAGCAACTGGCCCGTCCGGGTGAGCCGACCCGTGGGAGTGACAGGGGCCTCAATGTGCTCCTGGTGCGACGCGCCTTCTTCCTGCTGGAGGAGCCGGGCGATGCCGAAGTCCGTCACGAAGACCCGCCCGTCCTTCCCAATGAGGGCGTTGGCGGGCTTGAAGTCGCGGTGGACCAGTCCCGCGGCGTGCGCGGCGGCCAGTCCTTTGCCGGCTTCAAGGAAGACCCGGAGCACCTCCTTCCAGGGACGCCGCTCCTTCATCCACTCCGCCAGGGTGGTGCCTTCCACCAGCTCCATGGTCAGGAAGACACCGTCGCCGTAGGCGCCCACGTCATAGAGGGTGACGACATTGGGGTGTGAGAGCCGGGCCAGCGCCTGGGCTTCGCGCAGCAGCCGCTGCTGCAGCTCCTCTCGCTGGCTTCCCTTGGGGCGCAACACCTTGAGGGCCACCCGGCGACCGAGCTCTGGATCATCTGCCGCGTACACGATGCCCATGGCGCCGGCGCCGAGGCACTCTCGCACCACATACCGGGAGAGCCTGGCGCCAAGCGGCAGTGGCTGGGAATTCGCCTCCTCCCCAGGGGCTGTCGGAGCGCTGGATGGCGCTTGAGTGCCCACTCCCGCTCCCAGGGCCCACCGACAGTCGGCACAGGTCTCGACGTGTGCCAGGACTTGGGCCCGGTGAGCGTCGGAAAGCAGCCCGGCAAGCAAGTCCGTCAGCGTCGTTTCCTGGGGGCACGACTGCATGGGTGAGGACTCCGCAACGCGTTCCGGCTTTCCGAACATAGCAGAGGTCGGGAGCCTGGCTGTGCGTGCAGGCAGGTCTCCAGGAAATTTTGGGACACAGGTTGCCCCATTCCCTCTTTGCCATCGATTGCAGGGCGATGGACCTCACTCAATTCTTGATTCCCAAGAGATGCTTCCGACGTGCCGTGAGTCCAGCGTGGGCGAATTCCTGCC from Myxococcus xanthus includes:
- a CDS encoding tetratricopeptide repeat protein, yielding MFGKPERVAESSPMQSCPQETTLTDLLAGLLSDAHRAQVLAHVETCADCRWALGAGVGTQAPSSAPTAPGEEANSQPLPLGARLSRYVVRECLGAGAMGIVYAADDPELGRRVALKVLRPKGSQREELQQRLLREAQALARLSHPNVVTLYDVGAYGDGVFLTMELVEGTTLAEWMKERRPWKEVLRVFLEAGKGLAAAHAAGLVHRDFKPANALIGKDGRVFVTDFGIARLLQQEEGASHQEHIEAPVTPTGRLTRTGQLLGTPAYIAPELVRGQRADARSDEFSFCVALHEALFGARPFQGETLQEVVLAAQQGRMSPPKREVKVPTRVRRAVFRGLSAKPEDRFPTMQSLLAALAPPPHRRLVPLLVTTTVAGAMGILAAYGTTAQRRDASCAREAEKLAVAWSPARRERIRTAFLATGMTYAAQAWTQFAAVMDDHTAQWQALRTEACLAATGDTADQARQTAACLDARLWQIAAVTEVLEKADAQTVQNARQLATSLEGLVGCRDTPGLTSRPQPPDNLRSRVHAARHKLAQVRAHLVSHRFTDGLAVTSALLEEQKGLGYKPLEAEIFLAHGTVLGGLNKPKEAEAFFYQALWAAEAARDDETVARAWLELIWAVGEEQSRPDEAEKLIRHARAAVERLGRERFPDITTELHTRLSSLREAYGQIAEAEQEARQGLEFSRRRNHPDSLRTPNLIHQLGRIRFGQGRYEDALKLHREALELRERILGADNPALVTSYNRVATASLEVGRYAEAVSAWRKALALQEASSDPETTPMGTVLLNLAVVSRVAGRLEEARSMAERARAIFERARGPNHITVIFALSALADISSEAGQGDEALGLATEALERVQRSLGQDTPRAALPLTVRGQVYLKAGRHAEARRDLLDALQRLEKEHGPEGGKTVTVLLPLAEFALATRASKEALAYCERARKVTEKAGGAESPDGASALACSGEAHLALGTAAEAVPLLERARRIQTQWGEVKDPRVAGKTAFLLARALMETRASPERARALALAEEARARLESVGVRGQSELQTVLAWQRRETKR